The following are encoded in a window of Plectropomus leopardus isolate mb unplaced genomic scaffold, YSFRI_Pleo_2.0 unplaced_scaffold3159, whole genome shotgun sequence genomic DNA:
- the LOC121938741 gene encoding substance-P receptor-like encodes YYVCVTLLIYFLPLCIMGCAYTIVGVTLWASEIPGDSSEHYKQQLNAKRKAVKMMIVVVCTFAVCWLPYHIYFLLHQFFPELFEQRYIQQVYLAIMWLAMSSTMYNPIIYYCLNSRFRAGFQQVFCCCAPAAVKDELELKSPRYLQTQVSIYRASRMETVVSTAVQPEAAEQKTAELPSCSPHSQPHPEVTSNGSGSETLTKSPDSSSQ; translated from the exons ATACTACGTATGTGTGACACTGCTGATCTACTTTCTGCCCCTTTGCATTATGGGATGTGCGTACACGATCGTGGGCGTCACCCTGTGGGCGAGCGAGATTCCCGGAGACTCCTCTGAACACTACAAACAACAGCTGAACGCCAAACGCAAG GCAGTGAAGATGATGATCGTGGTTGTGTGTACGTTTGCTGTCTGCTGGCTGCCCTATCACATCTACTTCCTCCTGCACCAGTTCTTCCCCGAGTTATTCGAGCAGCGCTACATCCAGCAGGTGTACCTCGCCATCATGTGGCTCGCCATGAGCTCCACCATGTACAACCCCATCATCTACTACTGCCTCAACAGCAG GTTCAGAGCAGGTTTCCAGCAGGTGTTTTGCTGCTGCGCTCCCGCCGCCGTCAAAGACGAGCTGGAGCTCAAGTCGCCGCGCTACCTGCAGACACAG GTGAGTATATATCGAGCCAGTCGGATGGAGACGGTTGTTTCCACCGCTGTCCAGCCTGAAGCGGCGGAGCAAAAGACGGCAGAGCTGCCGTCCTGCTCCCCCCACAGCCAGCCTCATCCAGAGGTCACATCCAACGGCTCGGGCTCGGAGACGCTGACCAAGAGCCCCGACAGCAGCTCACAGTAG